The Myxosarcina sp. GI1 nucleotide sequence GAAGGCTTACCAAGTCGCCAACTAAAAAATCCAGAATTTAGAACCAAGTTTTGGTAAAGTCGCTATGCGACCGAGAAAATAAATACAAAAACCAAAGATATGTTGCAAGTAGCGACAATATCTTCAATAGTTATCGCTCTGGAGAAAGACAGTGAATGCTTGAAGATTCATTTGATTATTTTGATTATTTAGCGGATATGGGGTTTCAAACTCCTCTGATTTTATTAGTTTTAGTAGTTTTAGAAGCCGTACTCTCAGCCGATAATGCGATCGCCCTGGCATCAATCGCTCAGGGTTTACCCGATGCAAAAATGCAGCGCAAGGCTCTTAATGTTGGCTTGATCGCCGCCTATGTATTAAGAATTGTTTTAATTTTGACTGCTACTTGGGTGATTCAATTTTGGCAATTTGAGTTATTGGGAGCAATGTATTTATTGTGGTTGGTGTTCAACTACTTCGTTAATGACGAAGATGAGTCAGAACAACCCAAAAAACACCTCAAGTTTTCTTCTTTCTGGCAAATAATTCCCACAATTGCAATCACCGATTTAGCTTTTTCTCTCGATAGCGTAACTACAGCGATCGCTATTGCCGATGAAACTTGGCTGATTATTGCTGGTGGTACTATCGGAGTCATTTCGCTGCGATTTCTTGCCGAATTATTTATTCGTTGGTTAGAAGAATATACTTATTTAGAAGATGCAGGATTTATTACTGTCGGTTTTGTCGGATTGCGGTTATTTCTCAAAGCACTTTTCCCTGGCTTAATTATCCCCGAATGGGTGACAATTGCCATAGTTGCAGTATTTTTTACCTGGGGGTTTTCTAAGCGAGAGCCAATAGAATCGTCAGGTGGAGATGGTTAAATTTGAGTCAATAGAGATGCTTGAAAATAATTATTTAACGACTTAGCTTTAAAGCGTTAACAGGTACCTCGTTCCAAGTCTCGACAGTTCGCAAGCGAGCTACCCAACCTTTTTGCTTTTGTTCGTCACTGAGATTATTTTGCCAATTTTGATGGCAATCTTTGGCAGCCTCTTCATCAAGACAGGCAATACAAGAATAAATAATGCCGCTCGGATCGATTTGCTCGTTCACCCAAATAGTCATTAATAGCTAGAAATTGCTAAGTATTATCGATAACATCCTACGACAGTTTGAGCCGTTGCCCGACCGTATGCAATTAAATTTCATCAAGATTGTTACCGATTGCTAGATAATCGAACCTCGTCGCGCCAGAAAACGATTGAATCGTTTAAAGGTTGAATAGTCGTTTGAGGATAATAGAAGCTGAGAATTTGTGCTGCTGTCCAACCGAGATTGGCTAAATTGTAAGAGCCGTACTGACTCAAACCCACTCCATGACCGAAACCACCGCCAATAAAATTATAGGCTTTGAGTCGCTTGTCTTCATCGTAAACTGGTTCTAAATAAAACAAAGTGCTGATGGGTGCTTCAAAAGCACTGCGAACATCGTTTTTGTGAAGCTGTATTTTGCCCTTATCGGTTTGAATTGTCAGAGTTAAAATTCTGCCAGAAGGCGATCGCTTTTGGACTTGCATCCACTCGATAGTAGTAAAATTTGCTAGTGGATGATGGGTTTTGTTTAAATAGCGGCGCAGATCTCGATCTAAATCTTTGATTTTGCTGGTTTTGTGCCAGCGAAAGACACTACGTCCTGTTTCGTTAAACCCTTGTTTTAAACTTAAAAAACGACGTAGATTGGTTTCGTCGTCTAGAGGATGTTCGGACAAATTCCAAACCTGTTGGGTAGAATCGATAATTGCCTGAAGATAAGGACGATCTGCACCCTGCCAAGCATCATCGAAAGACGCAGTAACTCCTCCAGTAGTAGAGGAATAGAGAGCATCTACCAGTTCGTTTTGGTAGGTCAAAACCAAACCCCTGCTAGCTTCAATAGCGCGATCGCTGGTAGGATTAGTTCCCGATAAACCTTTGTATACCTGGCAGTGTACCGTAGCACAAAGCTGATAGTCATCGGCAGCAAAACGCCGTAAATTTCTCAAGGCGTAGGTACGAGCGATGATAGTCTGTGCGGCAACGGCTTGAGGTGGCGCACTTGCGCCAATTTCGTATGGTACGACACCTCTAAGATAGGTTTCTAAAGGAACGTGGTTAACTAAAGTATATTCACCAAAAGCGTTGGGTTGCAGTTCCAAACTACCACCATAAAGACTAGGAGTATCATCACCATCATTAATTTTGACTTTTATTAAGTTTTTTTGACTAGTAATCTCGACTTCATCCTGCTGATATTTTTTACCAGCAATAGTTAGAGTAGCTTGTGGTTGGTGAGTTAGCATTTCTGACGATAAATAAGCTTCCTCATAACCATTTGCCTGTAAACTGTGCAGCAACCAACGACGAACTAGAGGAGTCGAATAAACATCTCGTTTTGCCCAAACTTGCCAGCGTCCAGGCTGAAGTATTTCTACTTCGATGCCGAGCTTTTTCCAGGAGTTAGCAACAGCTTCGGCAGTTTCAAAAGTGGCGCGATCGCTTAACACCAGCCTTTCTGATAACTGAGGTTTGCTTAAAGGTTGTGGCTCTATATCAAGTACGATCTTTTGAGTTTGAATAACTTTTTTAGTTTCGGGAAAACTTACCGTAAGAGAATCACCTGAAGTACTACTAATTGTAACTTCTTCAATTGCAGGTTCCTTATCGTTAATGGGTTTAGCACCCAATCTTTGAATTATCCCAACCTGTAGCTCTATTTCATCAGTAGCAACAGCAACAGCAGTTTCTATTCCCAAAAAGCAGCTTAGTAAAGCGATCGCCAAACTACGACCAACCACGGTAATCTCAAACATTAAAATATAACTTTTTCTAGCGATGATAGGTGAAAATACTAAGTTAAATTGCGAAGCAAATCTTCGTAATTTAACGCACTAATCCAAATCGATGCGATCGATTAAGACTTCGCCATCGATCATTCTCTTGGCAGCATCTAGCAAAACATCTTCAACATAGGGCTTGACAAAATAGCCTCTGGCACCCTTTTCGGCGGCAATATTTCGCATTTTTTGCGCTCCCCGAGAAGTTAGCATGGCAATGGGCAATGTAGATAGTCTTTCATCTTGTTGAAGCTGAGCCAATAGCTCTAAACCATTCATCCTCGGCATCTCAATATCACAGAAGGCAATATCGCATGGCAGTCCCTCTTTGAGTTTTTCCCAAGCCTCTCGACCATCTCTAGCTTTTTCAACACGGTAGCCAGCTTTTTCAAACGTCATTGATAGTAGCTCTCTTACTGTTACCGAATCGTCAATAATCAATACCAACGGTGCCTCATCAAACTCCCTATTAGAAGATGCAGGGGAATTAGATTGTGTTTCCGCAACTGCCACAGCAACTGGCTGAGATTTTTCTTCGGCTTTACTAACTTCAATTAATCGATGGGCAACATCCATCAAGTCTTTCTCGGTGTATGGCTTAGTCAAATAAGCCTGTGCTCCCAACTCACTAGCTAATTTGCGGTGTTTGTCAGCACCACGAGAGGTCAACATTGCTACGGGAAGCCGTTTAAACTCATCATGCTTTTGTAGATTTGAGAGCAGTTCCAAACCGTTCATTCTTGGCATCTCGATATCGCAAAAGATCATGTTGCAGGGCAAACCGCCACGTAGTTTATCCCAGGCTTCTTGACCATCTCTAGCCTGTTCGACACGATAACCCAACTTGATAAAACTCATTGATAGCAGTTCGCGAACGGTAATCGAATCATCTACTACTAACACCATTGGTTCATTGCGTACGTTGGTTTCAGCAGTAGCATCGCTCTTAAGCAGATTGAAGTCCATTTTGATGGTTCTTCTACCCTGAGCAATTTCAATTAACTCCAATACATCGCCGATAGGCAAAATCGTGCCGTCACCCAAAACTGTCGCTCCTGCAATACCAGGAGGTTTGGGTAGAGAACCTTCAATTTGTTTGATAACAATTTCTTGTTCGTTTTGTATTTCGTCTACTTCTACGGCTAAAAAATTATCGACGCTACGCAGAATCACAACAGATATGGTATCGTTATCTCGATCTTTAGCACTGTAGCTCGCTCCTCTTCTAATTTTACGATTGTAAGCTAGCAAATTGCTTAAAGGCTGCAAAGGCAAAAGCCGATCTTGCCAGGAAACACACTTTACTCCATTAGCATTGGTTTTAAGTTCGTTGGCAAAGTATTCCTTGGTCTTTTCTACCCCGTCTATTGGAAAAGCAATTTGATTATTTTTATCTACACAGATCAAAGCTTTACAAATACTCAAAACCAGAGGTAGCCGAATTGTAAAAGTCGTACCTTTACCAATTTCAGATTCAATACCAACTGTACCGCGTATTTTCTTAAGGTCGGTTAGAACTACATCCATTCCTACACCACGACCTGCAAAATCATCTGCTTGGTCTTTGGTACTGAATCCTGGATGAAACAACAAATCGTAAATCTCAGGTTGGGTTAAGTTTTGTGCTTGCGCCCAAGTTATCAGATTTTTCTCAACGGCTTTATTTTTGACTCTTTCTGGATCTATACCCGCACCATCATCGGCAACGGTGATTACAGTTTGGTTTCCTTGAATAAAGGCTTGGATACTAATATTACCTGCTGCGGGTTTGCCCAATTTAAGGCGTTTTTCTGGTGGTTCGATCCCGTGAGAAATGGCATTATTTACCAAGTGAGTCATGGGATTGTAAAGATTTTCAACAATCAGTTTATCGATTAAAACTTCTTTACCTTCTATATGTAGTTCTGCTTGTTTTTTTTGTTGGCGAGAAATTTGGCGAACCGCTCTAGGTAAACGGTCTGCTGTGAGACCAAAGGCAATCATCCTCGAAGAGTTGATTCCTTCTTGTAGCTGAGTTGTAACTTGTCGCAGAGTCTGGGTTACTTTATCGCTCTCATCGACTACAAACTGAATATCCGATGCGGCTTCTCTAACTCGAACAATAAGCTCGATGATTTCTTGCGAGAGTAAGTGAAACCCCGTAAAACGATCCATTTCCAGTGCGTCTAGTTCGTCCGATTGGGAGTTGACCTTTGCTTCAGAAAAATTAGAACGCTCGATATTCCCTGCTGCTACTGCATTAGATTTGCGGCTAGCGAGCAATGCACCTTCTAAAAGCGATCGCTCGTAAGTATCGTGCATTCTTGCGCCCACATCCCCAAGAGACTGAACGTGACCGAGTAAATTATCCATAAAACGTCGCAGTCTATCGTGGTCGTCTTCTAGTCGGTTACGTTTAACTACCAGTTCTCCAATTAAGTTATTGAGATTGTCTAATTTGCGTACCGATACCCGCATCGTTTGATCGAAGGTATTGGCTTTGGCAGCTTGGTCGGTTTCAGAGGTGGATTGGGCTTTAGAAACGGATGCAGGGGTTGCAGTTGAAGATGGCGATGGCGCATTCAGCTTGGATTCATCTAAGCCGACAATAGCATCGAGGTCGGCGAAGTCTGAATCGGAATCCAAACTCATTCCCAGGTCAACTGTTTCTAATGGTGCGTCTAGATCGATTGAATCTAATGATTCTGGTTGTGTTTCCAAACCAAGTAGATTATCTAAGTCGCCGAGGCTGTCATTGTCCAGTGAATCTTCGATCGGTTCTAATTCGCCCAAACTCTCATTGTCTAAAGATTCGAGATTATCTAAGTCGCCAAAGCTGTCATTGTCTAGCGAATCTTCGATCGGCTCTAGTTCGTCCAGACTCTCATTATCCAACGATTCAAGATTATCTAAATCGCCAAAGCTGTCATTGTCTAGCGAATCTTCGATCGGCTCTAGCTGCCAATCCGAATTATTTTCAATATTTTCTAGATCTAGAGAATTATTCAAATCGAGAGCTAAAGATTCGGTTTCAAGCCGTTCTTCATTGACAACTGTTTCGGAATTTTCTATTGAGTCAGGCTCTGGCGATCGCTCCAACTGAAAACTGTTTTCTATATCAGTGTTGTTATTTTCTGCCTTGTTGTCGAGCGGATTGCGAAAATCCCAATCCGATAGCTCGAAGTCTAATTCGCCTTCTATAGTGTCTGGTACAGATGGTTTTGGCTCTTCCGATTGCAAAGTAAAAGAATCTTCAAGATCGTTCGATTCTTCCAAGATAATATCGGTGACTAATTCTGAATCTTCTTCTGTCCATAGATCTTGGAAATCACTGTCTAGCTCTTCATTTTGAGAAGCAGTTTGAGGCTCGTTTTCTGAAAGATTTAAATCTCGTTCATCCCAGTTATCATTTGCTCGGGATTTATCTTGGCTATTCATAATATTTTCTCGAACCAATTTTGATACTTTACAAAGACGAAAATCTCACTTTAATTCAAGTTTCGCCATAACCGCCTGTTTAAAATAGTGGCTTTAACTAAATAGATAGCAACAATAATTTCTATCCAATTTTAGTTTTCCCAAAATTGAAGCGTCAAATCTACTTTCGTATTAACAAATTATAAATAATATTAATGTAGCTTAATCCAACTATACGTGCTTTGTAAGTTTGAAGATGCTCTAATGCTTATTGGTAATAGATCTTTTAGCTAAATAAATGACAACTCCAACTGCAACCCTACTTATTTCTTGTCCAGACCGCCCAGGACTAGTTGCTAAGTTTGCTAACTTTATTTACAGTAACGGTGGCAATATTATTCACGCCGACCTGCATACAGATTTAGCCAATAATTTATTTTTAACTCGCATCGAATGGCAGCTACAGGGATTTAACTTACATCGCAATTTGATTGCGGGGGCTTTTGAGGCGATAGCCAAACCCCTGGCAGCAACTTGGCAGCTACACTTTTCCGATAGCTTGCCGCGTATATCTATCTGGGTAACAAAACAGGATCACTGCCTGTTAGATTTACTCTGGCGACACCAAGCCAAAGAATTGCAGGCAGAAATTCCCTTGATTATCAGCAATCACTCGAATTTAAAATACATTGCCGAACAGTTTGGCATTGATTTTTATCATTTGCCTATAACCAAAGAAACCAAACAGGAACAAGAAGCCAAACAGCTAGAACTGTTAGCAAACTATGACATAGATCTGATCGTTTTAGCTAAATACATGCAGATCTTAAGTGCCGATTTTATTGCAAAATTTTCTAAAGCGATCAATATACATCACTCTTTTTTACCCGCTTTTGCTGGAGCCAATCCCTATCATCGAGCTTACCAGAGAGGAGTTAAAATTATCGGTGCTACAGCACACTATGTCACTCAAGATTTGGATGAAGGACCAATTATCGAACAGGAAGTAGTAAAGATTAGTCACCGAGATACTACTGCCGATTTGATTCGTAAAGGTAGAGATTTAGAACGATTGGTTTTAGCGCGTGCAGTGCGGTTTCACCTACAAAATAGAATTTTAGTTTATGGCAATAAAACAGTAGTTTTCAGCTAGAGTCTACGAATTCAAGCTAGCTCGAAAGCCGATTTTAAATAGGTTTGCAAATTAAATTGATAGCGATCGCCGTTAAGTGTCATCTGACTGGTAGTCAAGTAGTTGACTCGGCTATCGAAATTAGCTGCCAATGTATAGTTGACTAAAGCTACATCAAAGCGACAGGGTAGTTCTGCTAGTTTGGAGTTTTGAGCCAAAAACAGCATCGCCGTCTGACAGATTTTTTCTTGTTTGCGAGTATCGATCGCCAGCAAACCATTACTATCCCAATTGCGATCGCCTCGTGTTTTAACCTCAACAAAAATCAAACAAGCTTTACATTGATGTGTGGCGATTAAATCGATTTCTCCCCAACGACAAGACCAACCCTGATGTAGTAATTTATAACCCTGGGTCTTTAACCAAGAAGCAACTAGCCGTTCGCCTAATTCACCAAGATTTTTCATATTGGTTTAGATTTCAGATTTCTATCGAATTGTAAGGCAGCAACAATGTTATGCCGAGTCACAGAGGATATTTTAGTAAAATTTTACCCATTGAGATTTAAGCAACAATTATGAATCTAAAAAAAATTATCACTCGCGTCTTTATTTTTACACTTGCTATTAGTTGGGTTGGAAGTATTTTTGCAATGCCAGCCTGGAGCCGTAACTACAATAAGGAAGTATTGACAGAGACGGATTTTTCCCAACAAGATTTAACCGATGCTAGTTTCGATCATACAAATTTAAAAGGTAGTGATTTTAGTCACGCCAATTTGACAGGAGTACGCTTTTTTGGAGCTAATTTGGCTGGAACCAACTTTGAAGGAGCAAATTTACGTGGTGCTGACTTAGAATCAACTCGAATGACCAGAGCCAATCTAAATGACGCAGTTTTAGAAGGAGCTTTTATGACTAATGTAATGCTAGATAATGCCAATATTGAAGGAGCAGATTTTACCGATGCCTTAATGAGTGTCAGAACTGAAGAGACTTTATGTGAAATAGCCAGCGGCACTAATTCCACTACAGGACGCAATACTAAAGATACTTTGTTTTGTCCGTAACTTAGGCTTTGGGCTTTAGGGAATGGGGAACAGCGAACAGGTAAGAGTAAATACTTTTTACTTGCTACTCGCTACTCGCTACTCGCTACTCAAAAAAACCTCCCCTGCTTCATCAAATAGTAACTGGCGACTCAACATAAATAGTCGGTTCCTGCATGACAAAATTAATTTCGTAATCTCGAAGTTGTTTGGAAATAGTTTGGTTGGCTAATTCCAACAATCGCTTACGTAGCTGAATTGAATTTTCTGAAGATCCCAAAATAAAGAAAGTTACCCTGGCGCGAGTTCCTGGCTTATCTTCTAGTTCAAAAAGCTTGATTTTGGTACTGCCAGGATCGATTCCAAATAAAGCATCCGTACTTTCACTAACTATTTGCTCGACTAATGCCTGTTCTCGTTCTGCTAAAATTTCCAAAAAATCCAGGTAGAGCAATACCATTACCTTTTTACCTCTGGTAATATTTTCGATATCCAAATTAGCCAAAGTTGAATTGGGAATAATTACCAGAGTGCTTTTAGCTGCGGTTCTAAGTTTGGTAGAGCGCAAGCCAATCGATTCAATTCTGCCATATACATCCTCGGCATGAGGATTGAGACTAACACGGATATAGTCGCCAGGAACAAAAGGACGGTCTAAGTACAGTACTATTGTACCCAAAAGCTGCTCTAAAGTATTTTGAGCGGCAAAAGCGATCGCAATACCACCAATTCCCACCCCTGCCAGTAAGCCAATTAAATTTATATTTTGGCTTTGAGCAAAGCTTATAACTGCTACAAACCCAATAATTACATTGGCTATAGTTTCAAATACGAGTAGCATCTCGTCTATTTCCAAACCTAGTCTGCGAATCATATCGATGCCATAGACTCTGACAAACTGCCTAAACAGACGAGAAATCAGCCAAGCAATGCTAGCTATTACGGCTAGATTGAGAAAAAATTTAGCAACCTCATAAAAACCCTGGTATTCCTGAATCAAATTAAAGCAAATGGAAACTAAAACTAAAGTTCCAGCAATTTTAATTAGCTTTTCTAAAGGAACAATTAGCTTCTCGTAAATTTGCGAAAATTTATCGGGAAAAAGTTTTTGGATAATCGCTCTTACTAGTACAGTAGTATATCTTCCAATAAGTAAGGCAAGTAATATAAAAATTAAAAATATACCAATATTAAGAGCATGTTTGATAATCGTGCTTCTAGTCGAATCATCTAGCTCTAACCACTTTTCAATCGTTTTTTGAATTGTTTCCGAAATATTCATACCAAGTCAAAATGTTTGGTTTTTAGATTGTAATTGGTGAATCAACATTTATCGTTCTTTCTTCTAGATCGAAAGCGATACTGTATTCTTTTAGTTGCTTGGTAATACTTTGATTTGCTGCATCTAGAAGCTGACGACGTAAATCCATCGAAACTTCTCCAGAGCCTAAGATAAAAAAGTTGACTTGTGCTTGAGTGATTTTTTGGTTATTCTCAGCTACTAAGTTTTTAAAAATCACCTCTGTATTGCGGGGATCGATACCAAAAATATCTTTTGTAC carries:
- a CDS encoding DUF475 domain-containing protein, producing the protein MLEDSFDYFDYLADMGFQTPLILLVLVVLEAVLSADNAIALASIAQGLPDAKMQRKALNVGLIAAYVLRIVLILTATWVIQFWQFELLGAMYLLWLVFNYFVNDEDESEQPKKHLKFSSFWQIIPTIAITDLAFSLDSVTTAIAIADETWLIIAGGTIGVISLRFLAELFIRWLEEYTYLEDAGFITVGFVGLRLFLKALFPGLIIPEWVTIAIVAVFFTWGFSKREPIESSGGDG
- a CDS encoding SpoIID/LytB domain-containing protein, which encodes MFEITVVGRSLAIALLSCFLGIETAVAVATDEIELQVGIIQRLGAKPINDKEPAIEEVTISSTSGDSLTVSFPETKKVIQTQKIVLDIEPQPLSKPQLSERLVLSDRATFETAEAVANSWKKLGIEVEILQPGRWQVWAKRDVYSTPLVRRWLLHSLQANGYEEAYLSSEMLTHQPQATLTIAGKKYQQDEVEITSQKNLIKVKINDGDDTPSLYGGSLELQPNAFGEYTLVNHVPLETYLRGVVPYEIGASAPPQAVAAQTIIARTYALRNLRRFAADDYQLCATVHCQVYKGLSGTNPTSDRAIEASRGLVLTYQNELVDALYSSTTGGVTASFDDAWQGADRPYLQAIIDSTQQVWNLSEHPLDDETNLRRFLSLKQGFNETGRSVFRWHKTSKIKDLDRDLRRYLNKTHHPLANFTTIEWMQVQKRSPSGRILTLTIQTDKGKIQLHKNDVRSAFEAPISTLFYLEPVYDEDKRLKAYNFIGGGFGHGVGLSQYGSYNLANLGWTAAQILSFYYPQTTIQPLNDSIVFWRDEVRLSSNR
- a CDS encoding hybrid sensor histidine kinase/response regulator — encoded protein: MNSQDKSRANDNWDERDLNLSENEPQTASQNEELDSDFQDLWTEEDSELVTDIILEESNDLEDSFTLQSEEPKPSVPDTIEGELDFELSDWDFRNPLDNKAENNNTDIENSFQLERSPEPDSIENSETVVNEERLETESLALDLNNSLDLENIENNSDWQLEPIEDSLDNDSFGDLDNLESLDNESLDELEPIEDSLDNDSFGDLDNLESLDNESLGELEPIEDSLDNDSLGDLDNLLGLETQPESLDSIDLDAPLETVDLGMSLDSDSDFADLDAIVGLDESKLNAPSPSSTATPASVSKAQSTSETDQAAKANTFDQTMRVSVRKLDNLNNLIGELVVKRNRLEDDHDRLRRFMDNLLGHVQSLGDVGARMHDTYERSLLEGALLASRKSNAVAAGNIERSNFSEAKVNSQSDELDALEMDRFTGFHLLSQEIIELIVRVREAASDIQFVVDESDKVTQTLRQVTTQLQEGINSSRMIAFGLTADRLPRAVRQISRQQKKQAELHIEGKEVLIDKLIVENLYNPMTHLVNNAISHGIEPPEKRLKLGKPAAGNISIQAFIQGNQTVITVADDGAGIDPERVKNKAVEKNLITWAQAQNLTQPEIYDLLFHPGFSTKDQADDFAGRGVGMDVVLTDLKKIRGTVGIESEIGKGTTFTIRLPLVLSICKALICVDKNNQIAFPIDGVEKTKEYFANELKTNANGVKCVSWQDRLLPLQPLSNLLAYNRKIRRGASYSAKDRDNDTISVVILRSVDNFLAVEVDEIQNEQEIVIKQIEGSLPKPPGIAGATVLGDGTILPIGDVLELIEIAQGRRTIKMDFNLLKSDATAETNVRNEPMVLVVDDSITVRELLSMSFIKLGYRVEQARDGQEAWDKLRGGLPCNMIFCDIEMPRMNGLELLSNLQKHDEFKRLPVAMLTSRGADKHRKLASELGAQAYLTKPYTEKDLMDVAHRLIEVSKAEEKSQPVAVAVAETQSNSPASSNREFDEAPLVLIIDDSVTVRELLSMTFEKAGYRVEKARDGREAWEKLKEGLPCDIAFCDIEMPRMNGLELLAQLQQDERLSTLPIAMLTSRGAQKMRNIAAEKGARGYFVKPYVEDVLLDAAKRMIDGEVLIDRIDLD
- the purU gene encoding formyltetrahydrofolate deformylase, coding for MTTPTATLLISCPDRPGLVAKFANFIYSNGGNIIHADLHTDLANNLFLTRIEWQLQGFNLHRNLIAGAFEAIAKPLAATWQLHFSDSLPRISIWVTKQDHCLLDLLWRHQAKELQAEIPLIISNHSNLKYIAEQFGIDFYHLPITKETKQEQEAKQLELLANYDIDLIVLAKYMQILSADFIAKFSKAINIHHSFLPAFAGANPYHRAYQRGVKIIGATAHYVTQDLDEGPIIEQEVVKISHRDTTADLIRKGRDLERLVLARAVRFHLQNRILVYGNKTVVFS
- a CDS encoding YraN family protein; this translates as MKNLGELGERLVASWLKTQGYKLLHQGWSCRWGEIDLIATHQCKACLIFVEVKTRGDRNWDSNGLLAIDTRKQEKICQTAMLFLAQNSKLAELPCRFDVALVNYTLAANFDSRVNYLTTSQMTLNGDRYQFNLQTYLKSAFELA
- a CDS encoding pentapeptide repeat-containing protein; this encodes MNLKKIITRVFIFTLAISWVGSIFAMPAWSRNYNKEVLTETDFSQQDLTDASFDHTNLKGSDFSHANLTGVRFFGANLAGTNFEGANLRGADLESTRMTRANLNDAVLEGAFMTNVMLDNANIEGADFTDALMSVRTEETLCEIASGTNSTTGRNTKDTLFCP
- a CDS encoding mechanosensitive ion channel family protein, whose translation is MNISETIQKTIEKWLELDDSTRSTIIKHALNIGIFLIFILLALLIGRYTTVLVRAIIQKLFPDKFSQIYEKLIVPLEKLIKIAGTLVLVSICFNLIQEYQGFYEVAKFFLNLAVIASIAWLISRLFRQFVRVYGIDMIRRLGLEIDEMLLVFETIANVIIGFVAVISFAQSQNINLIGLLAGVGIGGIAIAFAAQNTLEQLLGTIVLYLDRPFVPGDYIRVSLNPHAEDVYGRIESIGLRSTKLRTAAKSTLVIIPNSTLANLDIENITRGKKVMVLLYLDFLEILAEREQALVEQIVSESTDALFGIDPGSTKIKLFELEDKPGTRARVTFFILGSSENSIQLRKRLLELANQTISKQLRDYEINFVMQEPTIYVESPVTI